The following are encoded together in the Salvia splendens chloroplast, complete genome genome:
- the petB gene encoding cytochrome b6: MSKVYDWFEERLEIQAIADDITSKYVPPHVNIFYCLGGITLTCFLVQVATGFAMTFYYRPTVTEAFASVQYIMTEANFGWLIRSVHRWSASMMVLMMILHVFRVYLTGGFKKPRELTWVTGVVLGVLTASFGVTGYSLPRDQIGYWAVKIVTGVPEAIPVIGSPLVELLRGSASVGQSTLTRFYSLHTFVLPLLTAVFMLMHFPMIRKQGISGPL; this comes from the coding sequence AAAGTCTATGATTGGTTCGAAGAACGTCTCGAGATTCAGGCGATTGCGGATGATATAACTAGTAAATATGTTCCTCCCCATGTCAATATATTTTATTGTTTAGGGGGAATTACTCTTACTTGTTTTTTAGTACAAGTAGCTACAGGGTTTGCTATGACTTTTTACTATCGTCCGACCGTTACTGAAGCTTTTGCCTCTGTTCAATACATAATGACGGAAGCGAACTTTGGTTGGTTAATCAGATCAGTTCATCGATGGTCAGCAAGTATGATGGTCCTAATGATGATTCTACATGTTTTTCGTGTGTATCTCACCGGTGGATTTAAAAAACCTCGCGAATTGACTTGGGTTACAGGTGTGGTTCTGGGAGTATTGACCGCATCTTTTGGCGTAACTGGTTATTCCTTACCTCGGGACCAAATTGGTTATTGGGCGGTGAAAATTGTAACAGGTGTCCCTGAGGCTATTCCTGTAATAGGATCGCCTTTAGTAGAATTATTGCGCGGAAGTGCTAGTGTGGGACAATCCACCTTAACTCGTTTTTATAGTTTACACACTTTTGTATTGCCACTTCTTACTGCTGTATTTATGTTAATGCACTTTCCAATGATACGCAAACAAGGTATTTCTGGTCCTTTATAA
- the petD gene encoding cytochrome b6/f complex subunit IV, with protein sequence MGVTKKPDLNDPVLRAKLAKGMGHNYYGEPAWPNDLLYIFPVVILGTIACNVGLAVLEPSMIGEPADPFATPLEILPEWYFFPVFQILRTVPNKLLGVLLMVSVPAGLLTVPFLENVNKFQNPFRRPVATTVFLIGTAVALWLGIGATLPIDKSLTLGLF encoded by the exons ATGGGAGT AACAAAAAAACCTGATTTGAATGATCCTGTATTAAGAGCTAAATTGGCTAAAGGGATGGGTCATAATTATTACGGAGAACCCGCATGGCCCAATGATCTTTTATATATTTTTCCAGTAGTAATTCTAGGTACTATTGCATGTAACGTAGGTTTAGCGGTTCTAGAACCATCAATGATTGGTGAACCGGCGGATCCGTTTGCAACCCCTTTGGAAATATTACCAGAATGGTATTTCTTTCCTGTATTTCAAATACTTCGTACAGTGCCAAATAAATTGTTGGGTGTTCTTTTAATGGTTTCAGTACCTGCGGGATTATTAACAGTACCTTTTTTAGAGAATGTTAATAAATTCCAAAATCCATTTCGCCGTCCAGTAGCGACAACCGTCTTTTTGATTGGTACTGCAGTTGCCCTTTGGTTGGGTATTGGTGCAACATTACCTATTGATAAATCCCTAACTTTAGGTCTATTTTAA